From Penicillium psychrofluorescens genome assembly, chromosome: 6, one genomic window encodes:
- a CDS encoding uncharacterized protein (ID:PFLUO_008925-T1.cds;~source:funannotate) translates to MSVGQRRSFDGHRCTIRYVGTVEGTTGDWLGVEWDDSSRGKHAGEHKGTRYFTCKSRHSTAGSFVRPSRPSDPPRGFVEALRDKYASEFEQELARHASAEGKVDGDAGQKNAIEISGKVVEEVGFDKIRKQLAELAELRIVLLDGMCVVGVLPSYEPDQSLVEKACQEIMQTCPKIIELDLSRSLLSRWRDVWQICDSLKQLKRLRLSGNRFEPLEKGLIFEEITELHLEDTLLTWDEIAELSSRFPALKSLTVSANELVEITRPLPCSTITTLTLEHNDLTSLSTLHHLTSLSNLQHLSLRGNNISAIQDTPQSPSFHFPPTLRSLDLSRNNIPAWTFINALPALFPGLTTLRLSGNPLYDQPPLPPSLAPSLTKPMTVDEAFMLTLSRLPPCLTTLNYSPIKPNDRANAEMYYLSLIAKELSATPADEERAVLAAHPRYAVLCDQYGEPRVLRATVSDSSSGRVVHPRSVAARLVKMAFYLPSSSSSSSSSTTAATSSTEKTGDDNISKNTPSILPDIRIKEIPSSFDTYQIKALVSRLFGLRPYSFRLVWETDEWDPVNGDGDGGDSDTGDWDESSDDGVDTGKTPRDTGRVVRREVELVDTTRDIGFLVQGDVGMGLGEIKIRVEV, encoded by the exons ATGTCGGTCGGTCAGCGCAGGTCATTTGATGGCCATCGCTGCACCATTCGCTACGTCGGCACTGTCGAAGGTACCACCGGCGACTGGCTAGGTGTTGAATGGGACGATTCCTCCCGGGGCAAGCATGCAGGCGAGCACAAGGGCACCCGTTATTTTACCT GCAAGAGCCGCCACTCCACAGCCGGGTCCTTTGTGCGCCCGTCCAGGCCATCAGACCCGCCGCGGGGCTTCGTCGAGGCTCTGCGAGACAAGTATGCGTCCGAGTTCGAGCAGGAACTTGCTCGTCACGCATCAGCAGAGGGTAAGGTTGACGGCGACGCGGGGCAGAAGAATGCCATTGAAATTAGCGGCAAGGTCGTGGAAGAGGTCGGCTTCGACAAGATCCGGAAACAGCTCGCtgagctggcggagctgcgCATCGTCTTGCTGGATGGCATGTGCGTGGTCGGGGTGCTTCCTTCCTACGAGCCTGATCAGTCACTGGTTGAGAAGGCTTGTCAGGAGATCATGCAGACGTGTCCGAAGATCATCGAGTTGGATCTTAGTCGGAGTTTGCTGAGTCGGTGGCGCGATGTGTGGCAGATCTGCGATTCGTTGAAACAGTTGAAGAGGTTGAGATTGAG TGGAAATCGATTTGAACCGCTAGAAAAAGGGCTCATCTTTGAGGAAATCACCGAGCTGCACCTGGAGGACACGCTCCTGACGTGGGATGAG ATTGCGGAACTGTCATCTCGATTCCCGGCACTCAAGTCACTCACGGTATCAGCCAACGAGCTGGTCGAAATAACTCGACCTCTTCCCTgcagcaccatcaccaccctgACACTAGAACACAACGACCTCACCTCGCTGTCTACCCTGCACCATCTAACCTCCCTCTCTAATCTCCAacacctctccctccgcgGAAACAACATCAGCGCCATCCAGGACACACCGCAATCTCCCTCCTTCCACTTCCCACCAACCCTCCGCTCCCTCGACCTCTCCCGCAACAACATCCCAGCATGGACATTCATCAACGCCCTCCCAGCCCTCTTTCCGGGCCTAACAACCCTCCGCCTCTCAGGCAACCCACTCTACGACCAACCACCCCTCCCACCCTCGCTAGCCCCGTCTTTGACAAAACCAATGACCGTCGACGAGGCATTCATGCTAACACTGTCCCGCCTCCCGCCATGCCTGACCACCCTAAACTACAGCCCCATCAAACCGAACGACCGCGCAAACGCGGAGATGTACTACCTCTCTCTCATTGCCAAGGAACTCTCCGCTACCCCCGCAGACGAGGAACGGGCAGTTCTCGCGGCGCATCCTCGCTACGCAGTTCTCTGTGATCAATATGGCGAACCGCGCGTCCTGCGCGCGACGGTTTCTGATTCTTCGAGTGGGAGGGTTGTTCATCCGCGGTCTGTTGCTGCTAGACTTGTTAAGATGGCTTTTTATCtgccctcgtcatcatcatcatcttcttcttctactactGCTGCTACGTCTTCGACAGAGAAGACAGGTGACGATAACATATCCAAGAATACCCCGTCAATCCTCCCAGATATCCGCATCAAGGAGATCCCCTCCTCGTTTGATACCTACCAGATCAAAGCCCTCGTCTCCCGACTCTTCGGACTACGGCCGTATAGCTTTCGACTGGTCTGGGAGACGGACGAATGGGATCCCGTcaatggggatggggatggtggggacAGCGACACTGGAGACTGGGACGAGAGCAGCGACGACGGAGTCGATAC
- a CDS encoding uncharacterized protein (ID:PFLUO_008926-T1.cds;~source:funannotate) → MDYQNRAGSKFGGGGVASQSASNADRRERLRKLALESIDLDKDPYFFKNHVGSFECRLCLTVHQNDGSYLAHTQGRKHQTNLARRAAREQREGKGQDPSSVPGAMGVQVRKQMIKIGRPGYKITKIRDPLTRQMGLLFQLQYQEITPGVQPRVRFMSAFEQKVEDPDKNYQYLVVAAEPYQTCGFKLQAREIDRREGRYWTWFDEDSKEFWVQIMFKTEREERFSGVPGLAPMRS, encoded by the exons atGGATTACCAG AACCGCGCAGGCTCCAAAtttggcggcggcggcgtcgccTCCCAATCCGCCTCGAACGCCGACCGACGCGAGCGACTACGCAAGCTCGCCCTGGAATCAATCGACCTAGACAAAGACCCATACTTCTTCAAAAACCACGTCGGAAGCTTCGAGTGCCGACTATGTCTAACAGTGCATCAAAACGACGGGTCCTACCTGGCGCACACGCAGGGCCGGAAGCACCAAACGAACCTGGCCCGTCGCGCAGCGCGAGAGCAGCGCGAAGGAAAAGGGCAAGACCCCTCGTCTGTCCCCGGCGCGATGGGTGTGCAGGTCAGGAAGCAGATGATCAAGATCGGGCGGCCGGGGTACAAGATCACCAAGATCCGGGATCCGTTGACGCGGCAGATGGGTCTGCTCTTCCAGCTACAGTATCAGGAGATCACGCCAGGTGTGCAGCCACGTGTGCGGTTTATGTCGGCGTTTGAGCAGAAGGTCGAGGATCCGGATAAGAACTATCAGTATCTCGTCGTCGCGGCGGAGCCGTATCAGACTTGTGGGTTTAAGTTGCAGGCGAGGGAGATTGATCGTCGCGAGGGGAGGTATTGGACCTGGTTCGATGAGGATAGCAAGGAGTTTTGGGTGCAGATTATGTTCAAGaccgagcgcgaggagcggTTTAGTGGTGTGCCTGGTCTGGCGCCGATGCGCTCTTGA
- a CDS encoding uncharacterized protein (ID:PFLUO_008927-T1.cds;~source:funannotate): MDPNNPNNNQNNNRLNLNFGYDRNNYAGPNSRAYPTTPSAFPQPIYQTQGAQDYVDPSNPAYAPGYFMTNPYPPQQQQQFAQQQQYAQQQQQHAQQLQSPQPAYQSRMGYTNPNDATNGLVQQFSNQDLNANRGGFFNRAGSPARPRTAGSPGQAQGQLPAHLIPPVPRSPRPPAENEDLQRLPERYSENVHKRGKAAKELVTVFFHENIERARDRNMRSVDLDKTLREPHVPVEKKGQDADTIAKRESDFLRFLRTKETPQNFQTIKIIGKGAFGEVKLVQRKTDGKIYALKSLIKTEMFKKDQLAHVRAERDILADSKDNPWLVKLHASFQDTAYLYLLMEFLPGGDLMTMLIKYEIFSEDITRFYMAEVVMAIEAVHKLGFLHRDIKPDNILLDRGGHVKLTDFGLSTGGKKTHDNAYYQNLLKNSTSKDRNRNSGYFNDAINLTVSNRGQINTWRKSRRAMAYSTVGTPDYIAPEIFNGQGYTYLCDWWSVGAIMFECLVGWPPFCAEDTTDTYRKIVNWRECLYFPEELVLSRESESLIRSFLCDPEHRIGSEGGQHGGASQIKNHPFFRGVVWDQLRKIRAPFEPRLSSNIDVSYFPIDEIPQEDTSAIHRAQARAMPDAQEAEMSLPFIGYTYKAFNAFQGS, encoded by the exons ATGGATcccaacaaccccaacaacaaTCAAAACAACAACCGGCTGAACCTCAACTTTGGCTACGACCGCAACAACTACGCGGGGCCCAACAGCCGCGCCTATCCCACCACCCCGTCCGCCTTTCCCCAGCCTATCTACCAGACTCAGGGGGCCCAGGACTATGTCGACCCCTCCAACCCTGCCTATGCTCCAGGCTACTTCATGACCAACCCCTACcctccccagcagcagcagcagttcgcccaacagcagcagtatgcccagcagcagcagcagcatgccCAGCAACTGCAATCGCCCCAACCCGCCTACCAATCCCGCATGGGCTACACGAACCCCAATGATGCCACCAATGGCCTGGTCCAGCAATTTTCCAACCAAGACCTCAACGCCAACCGGGGTGGCTTCTTCAACCGGGCGGGCTCGCCTGCCCGCCCTCGCACTGCCGGCTCTCCTGGCCAGGCCCAGGGCCAGCTGCCCGCACACCTTATCCCGCCGGTTCCTCGCAGCCCCCGGCCGCCAGCTGAGAACGAGGACTTGCAGCGTTTGCCGGAACGATACTCGGAGAATGTTCACAAGCGGGGCAAAGCTGCAAAGGAACTAGTGACAGTATTCTTTCATGAGAACATCGAGCGTGCCCGTGATCGCAACATGCG GTCTGTGGATCTCGATAAGACTCTTCGCGAACCCCACGTGCCtgtcgagaagaagggccagGATGCTGATACAATTGCCAAGCGGGAATCAGACTTCCTGCGGTTCCTGCGGACCAAGGAGACCCCGCAAAACTTCCAAACCATCAAAATCATTGGCAAGGGTGCTTTCGGTGAGGTCAAGCTGGTGCAGCGCAAGACCGATGGAAAGATCTATGCCCTCAAGTCTCTCATCAAGACAGAGATGTTTAAGAAGGACCAGCTGGCCCACGTCCGTGCCGAGCGTGATATTCTTGCCGACTCCAAGGACAACCCATGGCTGGTGAAGCTGCATGCCTCGTTCCAGGACACTGCCTACCTCTACCTGCTGATGGAGTTCTTGCCTGGTGGTGATTTGATGACCATGCTCATCAAGTATGAGATCTTCTCTGAGGATATCACGCGCTTTTACATGGCtgaggtggtgatggcaaTAGAAGCTGTCCACAAGCTTGGCTTCCTTCATCG TGACATTAAACCCGACAACATTCTCCTTGACCGTGGCGGACACGTCAAGCTCACCGACTTTGGTCTCTCGACGGGAGGCAAGAAGACTCATGATAACGCATACTACCAGAACCTGCTTAAGAACTCGACATCAAAGGACCGGAACCGGAACTCGGGCTACTTCAACGATGCCATTAACCTGACCGTGTCGAACCGTGGACAGATCAACACCTGGCGGAAATCACGCCGTGCCATGGCGTACTCGACTGTCGGAACCCCCGACTACATTGCGCCGGAGATCTTCAACGGTCAGGGTTACACCTACCTGTGCGATTGGTGGTCTGTGGGTGCCATCATGTTCGAGTGTCTGGTGGGCTGGCCGCCGTTCTGTGCCGAGGACACCACCGACACCTACCGCAAGATCGTCAACTGGAGGGAATGCCTTTACTTCCCTGAGGAACTCGTCCTGTCTCGTGAATCGGAGTCGTTGATCCGGAG TTTCTTGTGCGATCCCGAGCACCGTATCGGCAGCGAAGGTGGCCAGCATGGCGGTGCGTCGCAGATCAAGAACCACCCCTTCTTCCGGGGTGTCGTGTGGGACCAGCTGCGGAAAATCCGCGCGCCTTTCGAGCCGCGCCTCAGCTCCAACATCGATGTGTCATACTTCCCCATCGACGAGATTCCCCAGGAGGacaccagcgccatccaCCGCGCCCAGGCGCGCGCCATGCCGGATGCGCAGGAGGCCGAGATGAGTCTGCCATTCATTGGGTACACGTACAAGGCGTTCAATGCGTTCCAGGGGAGCTAA
- a CDS encoding uncharacterized protein (ID:PFLUO_008928-T1.cds;~source:funannotate) has translation MAESSSSAAGPSQPAAPPKPGNPAFRMMGMPNFRFRLPSRNWMIFFTITGSFAGTLMYDRREKRRAQQKWCELVAHLAKEPLPVEQMRRKLTVYLAAPPGDGLRIARDHFKEYVKPVLVAAALDYTVVEGRREGDVRASTAKNIRKLRRKNGESSSVVEEVGAEQVVAETRKNIGIEDEPGPKGDLVIGRHTWKEYVRGLHEGWLGPLDPLPSPTAPEEVPTPDAYALEGADGTSADSEPPTTEQEKPDTEKEEKPSKAAGPTAAYISPADYSTASLPPTLPQSFDSSIPVPFPHILGFLNTPKRMYRYLTQRYLAEDVGREVAGIVLATSARPYHDDASNADSSWSDSASIDPTSSSDSNNQNSSTFTDLAPRTAEQQTTLEAAEKEWHKSVHKESSFEQSEREWLDDVVLDPRIASRMQRAVLSVDDEARSRRIASREEYILGEERPVPVPFWQRMWIKYGYGEDEETLRRKPIWGKIDGEDV, from the exons ATGGCAGAATCCTCCAGTTCTGCAGCTGGccccagccagccagcagcaccCCCAAAGCCGGGCAATCCAGCTTTCAGGATGATGG GAATGCCCAATTTCCGCTTCCGCCTCCCCTCCCGCAAttggatgatcttcttcactATCACGGGCTCCTTCGCAGGCACCCTGATGTACGACCGTCGGGAGAAGCGCCGTGCGCAGCAGAAATGGTGCGAGCTCGTGGCCCATCTCGCCAAGGAGCCTTTACCCGTTGAGCAGATGCGCCGCAAGCTGACGGTGTACCTGGCTGCACCGCCCGGGGACGGTCTGCGGATCGCGCGGGACCATTTCAAGGAATATGTCAAGCCTGTTCTTGTGGCTGCGGCGTTAGACTATACCGTTGTCGAGGGAAGACGGGAGGGTGATGTGCGAGCTTCGACCGCGAAGAACATCAGGAAGCTGCGGCGCAAGAATGGAGAGTCGAGTTCGGTTGtcgaggaggttggcgcTGAGCAGGTTGTTGCTGAGACGAGGAAGAACATCGGCATTGAGGATGAGCCGGGTCCCAAGGGAGATCTGGTTATCGGGCGACATACCTGGAAGGAATATGTTCGGGGACTTCATGAGGGCTGGCTAGGCCCGTTGGATCCTCTGCCATCCCCGACAGCCCCAGAAGAGGTCCCGACTCCGGACGCTTATGCGTTGGAGGGCGCAGATGGCACCAGCGCGGACAGTGAACCCCCAACAACCGAGCAAGAAAAGCCAGACACCgaaaaagaggagaaaccCTCAAAGGCCGCCGGTCCCACAGCCGCATACATCTCACCCGCCGACTACTCAACCGCCAGCCTCCCGCCAACCCTCCCCCAGTCCTTCGACAGCTCCATCCCCGTGCCATTCCCCCacatcctcggcttcctcAACACTCCCAAGCGGATGTACCGCTACCTGACACAACGCTACCTCGCCGAGGACGTCGGCCGCGAAGTAGCCGGGATCGTGCTCGCGACAAGCGCACGCCCCTACCATGACGATGCATCCAACGCAGACTCCAGCTGGAGCGATAGCGCCAGCATCGACccgacatcttcttccgacAGCAACAATCAAAACAGTAGCACATTCACCGACCTCGCGCCCCGCACAGCCGAGCAGCAAACTACTCTCGAGGCAGCCGAGAAGGAATGGCACAAGTCCGTGCACAAGGAGAGTTCATTCGAACAGTCGGAGCGCGAATGGCTCGACGACGTCGTTCTAGACCCTCGAATTGCCTCGCGCATGCAGCGTGCCGTACTCTCtgttgatgacgaggctCGCTCGCGACGTATCGCGAGCCGTGAGGAGTATATCCTTGGTGAGGAACGGCCTGTTCCTGTGCCCTTCTGGCAGCGCATGTGGATCAAGTACGGGTatggggaggatgaggagacgcTTAGACGGAAGCCGATCTGGGGTAAAATTGATGGAGAGGATGTGTAA
- a CDS encoding uncharacterized protein (ID:PFLUO_008929-T1.cds;~source:funannotate), whose product MPQPLNSKDASLFRQVVRNFEMKQYKKGIKAAEQVLKKNPKHGDTQAMKALIMSHLGQPEEAFALAKEALRNDMKSHITWHVYGLLYRAEKNYEEAIKAYRFALRLEPESQPIQRDLALLQMQMRDYQGYIQSRSTMLQARPGFRQNWTALAIAHHLAGDLEEAQKVLTTYEDTLKDTQPVADMENSEAILYKNTIIAESGNLEKALEHLEEVGYRCTDVLAVMEMKADYLLRLDRKAEAEAAYTALLERNAENSIYYNGLIKAKGISEDDHKALKALYDEWVEKYPRGDAARRIPLDFLQGEEFKQAADTYMQRMLKKGVPSLFANIKHLYANPTKRDVVPTLVEGYISGKAPQSNGTAKANGDSNEFISSSYYFLAQHYNYHLSRDLPKATEYVDKAIELSPKAVEYQMTKARIWKHYGNPEKAAEEMEKARLLDDRDRYINSKAAKYQLRNNENDKGLDNMSKFTRNETVGGALGDLHEMQCVWFLTEDGEAFLRQKKLGLALKRFHSVYNIFETWQEDQFDFHSFSLRKGMIRAYVDMVRWEDRLREHPFYVRMAVSAVKAYLLLHDQPDLAHGPIPSGSNGLDASDESERKKALKKAKKEQQRLEKIEADKREARKAASATAKGADGEVKKEDQDPLGNTLVQTQEPLKDVLKFLTPLLELSSQNIEAQGLGFEVHLRRNKHLLAVKCLSAAHAIDPSNPTLHLQILRFRKALDSLSEPLPSQVAEVVNAEFDKLLPKSQKLEQWNESFLSSNKGSAAHVQAALDGRQILNPASKGQCEKDLLSTLDLPGISIDEAAAALDLLDKWDGDKAAYAQKASKKWPESSVFQLE is encoded by the exons ATGCCGCAACCATTGAACTCCAAGGATGCGTCCCTGTTTCGGCAGGTGGTCCGCAACTTCGAGATGAAGCAGTACAAGAAAG GCATAAAAGCGGCCGAGCAGGttctgaagaagaaccccAAACATGGCGACACGCAGGCAATGAAGGCCCTGATTATGAGCCATCTGGGCCAGCCGGAGGAGGCCTTCGccctggccaaggaggccctgCGCAACGACATGAAGTCGCATATCACCTGGCACGTCTACGGCTTGCTATACCGCGCCGAGAAGAACTACGAggaggccatcaaggcctACCGATTTGCCCTGCGCCTCGAACCCGAGTCCCAGCCCATCCAGCGCGACCTGGCCCTTCTCCAGATGCAGATGCGCGACTACCAGGGATACATCCAGAGCCGCAGCACCATGCTGCAGGCTCGCCCGGGCTTCCGCCAGAATTGGACCGCGTTGGCCATTGCGCATCACCTGGCTGGAGACCTGgaggaggcccagaaggTTTTGACGACGTACGAGGACACCCTCAAGGACACGCAGCCGGTCGCCGATATGGAGAACTCCGAGGCGATCCTGTACAAGAACACAATTATTGCTGAGTCTGGGAACCTCGAGAAGGCTCTGGAACACCTTGAGGAGGTCGGCTACCGGTGTACCGATGTGCTTGCGGTcatggagatgaaggcgGACTACCTCCTGCGGTTAGACCGCaaggcggaggcggaggcggcatACACTGCTCTTCTGGAACGGAATGCGGAGAACTCCATCTATTACAATGGcctgatcaaggccaagggGATCTCGGAGGACGACCACAAGGCATTAAAGGCCCTCTACGACGAGTGGGTAGAGAAGTACCCTCGCGGCGACGCTGCTCGGCGCATTCCTCTGGACTTCTTGCAAGGCGAGGAGTTCAAGCAGGCAGCCGATACATACATGCAGCGCATGCTCAAGAAAGGCGTGCCATCGCTCTTCGCAAACATCAAGCACCTCTACGCCAACCCTACTAAGCGCGACGTGGTGCCGACGCTGGTGGAGGGATATATCTCCGGCAAGGCCCCCCAGTCCAATGGGACCGCAAAAGCGAATGGAGACAGCAACGAGTTTATTTCCTCAAGCTATTATTTTCTGGCTCAACACTACAACTACCACCTCAGTCGCGATCTGCCCAAGGCAACGGAGTACGTCGACAAGGCCATTGAACTCTCGCCAAAGGCTGTGGAATATCAAATGACCAAGGCGCGCATCTGGAAACACTATGGTAATCCAGAGAAGGCAGcagaggaaatggagaaggCCAGGCTGTTGGACGACAGGGACCGGTATATCAACTCCAAGGCAGCCAAGTACCAGCTCCGCAACAACGAAAACGACAAGGGACTGGACAACATGAGCAAGTTCACGCGCAACGAGACCGTCGGGGGCGCGCTGGGCGATCTTCACGAAATGCAGTGTGTGTGGTTCCTGACCGAGGACGGAGAGGCGTTCCTGCGACAGAAAAAACTGGGCCTCGCGCTCAAGCGGTTCCACTCGGTCtacaacatcttcgagacatggcaagaagaccagtTCGACTTCCACAGCTTTTCTCTGCGCAAGGGTATGATCCGGGCCTACGTGGACATGGTGCGCTGGGAAGATCGTCTGCGTGAGCACCCATTTTACGTAAGGATGGCCGTGTCTGCCGTCAAGGCGTATCTGCTCCTCCACGACCAGCCGGATCTTGCTCACGGGCCCATCCCGAGCGGATCCAATGGGCTTGATGCTAGCGATGAATCGGAACGGAAGAAGGCCCTcaagaaagccaagaaggagCAACAGCGCCTagagaagatcgaggctgaCAAGCGCGAGGCCCGGAAAGCCGCCTCAGCTACTGCTAAGGGTGCTGACGGCGAGGTGAAGAAAGAGGACCAGGACCCGCTCGGCAACACTCTGGTCCAGACCCAGGAGCCGCTGAAGGATGTTCTGAAGTTCCTGACCCCATTGCTAGAGCTGAGCTCCCAGAATATCGAGGCACAGGGCCTCGGTTTCGAGGTTCACCTCCGGAGAA ACAAgcatcttcttgcggtgAAATGCCTCTCAGCCGCGCACGCCATCGACCCCTCCAACCCGACCCTTCACCTCCAAATTCTGCGTTTCCGCAAGGCCCTGGACAGCCTCTCGGAACCTCTCCCTTCGCAGGTCGCCGAGGTCGTCAACGCCGAGTTCGACAAACTGCTCCCGAAGTCCCAGAAGCTCGAGCAATGGAACGAatccttcctttcctccaaCAAGGGCAGCGCTGCGCACGTGCAAGCCGCTCTGGACGGCCGCCAGATCCTCAACCCGGCATCCAAGGGCCAATGCGAGAAAGACCTGCTCTCTACCCTCGACCTGCCGGGCATCTCTATTGATGAAGCAGCTGCTGCACTGGATCTGCTGGATAAGTGGGACGGCGATAAGGCGGCGTATGCGCAGAAGGCGAGCAAGAAGTGGCCGGAGTCTTCTGTCTTCCAGCTGGAATAA
- a CDS encoding uncharacterized protein (ID:PFLUO_008930-T1.cds;~source:funannotate), with translation MDTLSMNLTSPAEMGSFESAYLEDFDKFIDNDNWLEADDGTFLSGAHLLDYYNPKTWENGGPSTVGSNILHDIDPILFDEDGLPRSRTFQVGDLGDYGVQQLPTCIPTSFGQASTLGNGSVPAKKPSTPPSLCHSGNTIPSSPNSITAVRNGNDNEKGKKRAADENPEERRPKKRQMSNPAVQSPNPSIPPTPVLAPVNTSPDHDIEPLNLGSPYYPLPYPLCWAWTGPPTAPQMPVQMPAQMPAQMPAQVPAQVPAQVPAQVPAQKPVQMSVQKPTNVQQVTLQFLEPSVPKGFVANPNNHGRWSYDAAGNRTYLNRPKNKQPKQK, from the coding sequence ATGGATACCCTCAGCATGAACCTCACTTCTCCTGCCGAGATGGGATCGTTCGAGTCGGCATATTTGGAGGACTTCGACAAGTTCATCGACAACGACAACTGgctcgaggccgatgatggcacTTTTCTGTCTGGCGCCCATCTTCTCGACTATTATAACCCCAAAACCTGGGAGAACGGTGGACCTTCAACTGTGGGCTCCAATATTCTGCACGATATCGATCCGATTTTGTtcgatgaagatggtctTCCGCGATCGCGCACTTTTCAGGTTGGCGATCTTGGAGACTATGGTGTGCAACAACTCCCGACCTGCATACCCACGAGTTTTGGACAGGCTTCGACTTTAGGAAATGGATCTGTGCCGGCCAAGAAACCTAGCACACCCCCCAGCCTCTGCCACTCGGGGAATACCATCCCCTCTTCTCCCAACAGCATCACTGCTGTGCGCAACGGCAACGACAATGAAAAGGGCAAAAAACGGGCGGCCGACGAGAATCCTGAGGAGCGCCGCCCCAAGAAGCGCCAGATGAGCAACCCTGCCGTCCAGTCCCCGAATCCTTCGATTCCTCCAACCCCTGTTCTGGCTCCGGTCAATACGAGTCCGGACCATGACATTGAACCGTTGAACCTGGGATCTCCCTATTATCCCCTGCCCTACCCCTTGTGCTGGGCATGGACAGGACCTCCGACGGCCCCTCAGATGCCTGTTCAGATGCCTGCTCAGATGCCTGCTCAGATGCCTGCTCAGGTGCCCGCTCAGGTGCCCGCTCAGGTGCCCGCTCAGGTGCCCGCTCAGAAGCCTGTTCAAATGTCTGTACAGAAGCCTACAAATGTACAGCAGGTGACTCTCCAGTTTCTGGAACCTAGCGTCCCCAAAGGGTTTGTCGCCAACCCGAACAACCATGGCCGATGGTCGTACGATGCAGCCGGCAACCGGACTTACTTGAATCGCCCGAAGAATAAGCAGCCGAAGCAGAAGTGA
- a CDS encoding uncharacterized protein (ID:PFLUO_008931-T1.cds;~source:funannotate), with the protein MFDIEDDASRREKCFTTVAQLPAWVDSKQIPSTRSPFSTIRNHSFAHTVEAILPAEAYESVQAALDARIANPEYARVFMAPSALLEHEFFNAYIKAGNILMISEGRSGSDTVFMLKNGTLQIELGREVFERTGLSGKPCRSGGRKHGKERYLVELNLRLPSMLHGKQGFERIVWAFKNVLNQSLAWLFCDLEESTPNQKKDKKPIHKLQPQWLDCAPFRIERRRVLTPQLQGNVLSDSTAEDEIQEKCGSLAEWIAMVQLQSPRVSADDEVDPYLCRYSVPDHEPAQPSDLVCLKWHGLISSNWAIQLFHTLL; encoded by the exons ATGTTCGATATCGAAGACGACGCGTCACGGCGCGAAAAGTGCTTCACCACTGTCGCTCAACTCCCGGCCTGGGTCGATTCCAAGCAGATCCCCAGCACGAGATCCCCCTTCTCGACCATTCGAAACCATTCCTTCGCGCATACGGTGGAGGCCATCCTTCCAGCAGAAGCATATGAGAGTGTACAGGCGGCGCTGGATGCCCGCATTGCAAATCCCGAGTATGCACGGGTGTTTATGGCGCCATCGGCCCTGCTGGAGCACGAGTTCTTCAACGCCTATATCAAAGCCG GAAATATTCTCATGATCTCCGAAGGCCGGTCCGGATCAGACACCGTGTTTATGTTAAAAAATG GCACTCTCCAAATCGAGCTTGGTAGAGAGGTTTTCGAGCGGACAGGGCTGTCAGGCAAGCCCTGTCGCAGCGGTGGCAGGAAGCATGGAAAAGAGAGATACT TGGTGGAGCTGAACCTGCGGTTACCCTCCATGCTCCATGGCAAGCAGGGCTTTGAAAGGATAGTGTGGGCATTCAAGAACGTCCTGAATCAGTCCCTGGCCTGGCTCTTTTGTGATTTAGAAGAATCGACGCCGAACCAGAAAAAGG ATAAAAAGCCCATCCACAAGTTGCAGCCTCAATGGCTGGACTGCGCACCATTCCGCATTGAGCGGCGGCGTGTTCTCACGCCACAATTACAGGGCAACGTATTGTCAGACAGCACGGCCGAGGACGAGATTCAGGAGAAATGCGGTTCTCTGGCGGAGTGGATTGCCATGGTTCAACTCCAATCCCCTCGAGTCTCTGCGGATGATGAAGTGGACCCTTACCTCTGCCGATACAGCGTGCCAGACCATGAACCCGCACAGCCGTCGGATCTGGTTTGCCTAAAATGGCATGGCTTGATATCGAGCAACTGGGCCATACAACTGTTCCATACTCTACTGTAA